One Nostoc punctiforme PCC 73102 DNA window includes the following coding sequences:
- the queA gene encoding tRNA preQ1(34) S-adenosylmethionine ribosyltransferase-isomerase QueA: protein MKDTSSPKEKNFELDCSVAGYDYTLPPELIAQNPAVPRDSSRLLVVNSPTTGAETEASHHIFHDLPALLRSGDLLVMNNTRVIPARLYGHKTTGAKIQVLLLEERQYNCWLALVKPGKSFKQGTKIIFEAKQRIGDSKEAEGRSAGGRGENSSPCSLDFSPVTSQQLTATVLETDAATGGRLLQFDVPEGKPLVQLLEVFGEVPLPPYITASSAADEQYQTVYAEQPGAIAAPTAGLHFTPQLLQKLRDRNINQAFVTLHVGVGTFRPVEVEDVTTHQMHEEWIEVPAATVEQIRATKAAGGRIIAVGTTAVRALEGAAKSGNLQAFCGKTDLFIYPGYQWRVVDGLITNFHLPRSSLLMLVSALIGRERLLNIYNEAIASKYRFYSFGDAMLILPEAIKS from the coding sequence TTGAAAGATACATCTAGCCCCAAAGAAAAAAATTTTGAATTAGATTGCTCGGTAGCAGGCTATGACTACACACTACCTCCAGAACTCATTGCCCAAAACCCAGCAGTTCCTAGAGATAGTTCCCGGTTACTGGTAGTTAATTCTCCCACTACAGGCGCTGAAACAGAAGCATCTCACCATATTTTCCATGATTTGCCTGCACTGCTACGCTCTGGTGATTTGTTGGTCATGAACAATACAAGGGTTATTCCAGCTCGGCTTTATGGTCATAAAACCACTGGTGCTAAAATCCAGGTGTTGCTGTTGGAAGAACGGCAGTATAACTGTTGGTTAGCTTTAGTTAAGCCAGGAAAAAGCTTCAAACAGGGAACGAAGATTATTTTTGAAGCAAAGCAGAGGATTGGGGATTCAAAAGAGGCAGAGGGGAGGAGTGCGGGGGGCAGAGGGGAAAACTCTTCACCCTGCTCCCTTGATTTTTCCCCAGTAACCAGCCAACAACTCACGGCTACGGTTTTAGAAACAGACGCAGCAACCGGGGGACGTTTGCTGCAATTTGATGTGCCAGAGGGAAAGCCTTTGGTGCAACTGTTAGAGGTATTTGGTGAAGTACCGCTACCACCGTACATTACTGCCTCCTCAGCTGCTGATGAGCAGTATCAGACAGTTTATGCCGAACAGCCAGGAGCGATCGCAGCACCGACGGCAGGATTACACTTTACCCCACAATTATTACAAAAGCTGCGCGATCGCAATATCAATCAAGCTTTTGTGACGCTACACGTTGGTGTAGGCACTTTTCGCCCTGTGGAAGTGGAAGACGTAACTACCCACCAGATGCATGAAGAATGGATTGAAGTTCCCGCCGCCACGGTAGAGCAAATTCGCGCCACCAAAGCTGCTGGCGGTCGAATTATTGCTGTGGGAACAACGGCAGTAAGGGCTTTGGAAGGGGCGGCTAAATCTGGGAATTTACAAGCATTTTGCGGTAAAACAGACTTGTTTATTTATCCCGGCTACCAATGGCGGGTGGTGGATGGTTTGATTACCAATTTTCACCTACCGCGTTCCAGTTTGCTGATGTTGGTAAGTGCGCTAATTGGCAGAGAACGGCTATTGAATATATACAACGAAGCGATCGCTTCCAAGTATCGTTTCTATTCCTTTGGTGATGCTATGCTAATTTTGCCGGAAGCCATAAAGTCTTAA
- a CDS encoding YraN family protein produces MANLPPSHYPDIGHLGEDLVAQWLQSTGWIILHRRFASRWGEIDIIAQHDGQTGEKLLTQHSLRAKRPATANSTQHSLLAFVEVKTRSSGSWDAGGRSAITPQKQAKISRTAGIFLAQYPEKADYSCRFDVAIVYCQRISKNQTAVIATQEALATSSTAEYKFKLQEYILAAFDSSIDNG; encoded by the coding sequence ATGGCTAACCTTCCTCCATCTCATTATCCAGATATTGGTCATTTAGGAGAAGACCTAGTTGCCCAATGGTTGCAATCTACTGGTTGGATAATTCTCCATCGTCGCTTTGCTAGTCGCTGGGGGGAAATTGATATTATTGCTCAACATGATGGACAAACTGGGGAAAAACTCCTTACTCAACACTCCTTACGGGCTAAACGCCCCGCTACCGCTAACAGCACTCAGCACTCATTATTGGCATTTGTTGAAGTCAAAACCCGCAGTTCAGGGAGTTGGGATGCAGGGGGAAGAAGCGCCATCACCCCACAAAAGCAAGCAAAAATCTCACGGACAGCTGGAATATTCTTGGCCCAGTACCCTGAAAAGGCGGATTATTCTTGCCGATTTGATGTTGCTATTGTCTACTGTCAAAGGATATCAAAAAATCAGACTGCGGTTATAGCAACTCAGGAAGCTCTTGCTACTTCATCAACAGCCGAATATAAGTTTAAGCTGCAAGAATACATTCTGGCAGCTTTCGACTCTTCAATTGATAATGGTTAA